From the Amycolatopsis thermoflava N1165 genome, one window contains:
- a CDS encoding enoyl-CoA hydratase family protein, which produces MTYRFHASPRLTEDWRHFRFGKADGVATVTLDRPEKLNPLTFESYADLRDLLAELPHHQDVRVLVIRGEGRGFCGGGDVEEIIGELIKMEPRDLMRFTKMTGAVIRAMRECPIPIITAVHGIAAGAGAVVALASDFRVVSTSGRFAFLFTKVGLSGGDMGAAYLLPRVVGLGRATELLMLGDTIDAETADRYGLVSRLVADADLDATVTELARRLADGPALALAQTKSLLTAELDMSISASMELDAMTQALLMTTRDHAEFHAAFTERRQPRWEGR; this is translated from the coding sequence ATGACCTACCGCTTCCACGCCTCGCCGCGGCTCACCGAGGACTGGCGGCACTTCCGGTTCGGCAAGGCCGACGGGGTGGCGACGGTGACGCTGGACCGGCCGGAGAAGCTCAACCCGCTGACCTTCGAAAGCTACGCCGACCTGCGCGACCTGCTCGCCGAGCTGCCGCACCACCAGGACGTGCGGGTGCTGGTGATCCGCGGCGAGGGCCGGGGTTTCTGCGGCGGCGGCGACGTCGAGGAGATCATCGGCGAGCTGATCAAGATGGAACCACGCGACCTGATGCGGTTCACCAAGATGACCGGCGCGGTGATCCGGGCCATGCGGGAGTGCCCGATCCCGATCATCACCGCCGTCCACGGCATCGCGGCCGGAGCCGGCGCCGTCGTCGCACTCGCCTCCGACTTCCGCGTCGTGAGCACCTCCGGGCGGTTCGCGTTCCTGTTCACCAAGGTCGGGTTGTCCGGTGGGGACATGGGCGCGGCCTACCTGCTGCCGCGCGTGGTCGGCCTGGGCCGGGCCACCGAACTGCTGATGCTCGGCGACACGATCGACGCCGAGACCGCCGACCGCTACGGCCTGGTGTCGCGGCTGGTCGCCGACGCCGACCTGGACGCCACGGTCACCGAACTGGCCCGCAGGCTGGCCGACGGCCCGGCGCTGGCGCTCGCGCAGACCAAGTCGCTGCTAACCGCCGAGCTGGACATGTCGATCTCGGCGTCGATGGAACTGGACGCGATGACCCAGGCCCTGCTGATGACCACCCGCGACCACGCCGAGTTCCACGCCGCCTTCACCGAACGCCGCCAGCCGCGCTGGGAGGGGCGGTGA
- a CDS encoding SDR family NAD(P)-dependent oxidoreductase, with translation MRVALVTGAGRGIGRAIARRLSAEGCRVALVARNREQLDETAAGCAGPVHVIPADVTDPDAADRVHHEIEQRWGPVEILVANAGAGHSARLERTTDADWQRMLDLNLTAPFRFVRRSVPSMRAAGWGRIVVMASTAARIGEPYIAAYTASKHGVLGLVRAAAAELARTGVTVNAVCPGYVDTPMTEQTIATIVATTGRSAEEARETLARKQPIGRLIQPEEVAEAVWFCVRSGAVTGQAIQVDGGAVQ, from the coding sequence GTGAGGGTCGCGCTCGTGACGGGTGCCGGCCGTGGCATCGGTCGCGCGATCGCGCGGCGGCTCAGCGCCGAAGGCTGCCGGGTCGCGCTGGTGGCGCGCAACCGCGAGCAGCTCGACGAAACCGCCGCCGGGTGCGCCGGGCCGGTGCACGTGATCCCCGCGGACGTCACCGACCCGGACGCCGCCGACCGCGTCCACCACGAGATCGAACAGCGATGGGGTCCGGTGGAGATCCTCGTCGCCAACGCCGGCGCGGGCCATTCCGCCCGCCTGGAGCGCACCACCGACGCCGACTGGCAGCGGATGCTGGACCTCAACCTGACCGCGCCGTTCCGGTTCGTGCGCCGGTCGGTGCCGTCGATGCGCGCGGCGGGGTGGGGGCGGATCGTCGTCATGGCGTCCACGGCCGCGCGGATCGGCGAGCCCTACATCGCCGCCTACACCGCCAGCAAGCACGGCGTGCTGGGCCTGGTGCGCGCCGCGGCGGCGGAGCTGGCCCGCACCGGCGTGACGGTGAACGCCGTCTGCCCCGGCTACGTGGACACGCCGATGACGGAGCAGACGATCGCCACCATCGTGGCCACGACCGGGCGCAGCGCCGAGGAAGCGCGCGAGACCTTGGCGCGCAAGCAGCCGATCGGCCGGCTGATCCAGCCGGAGGAGGTGGCCGAGGCGGTGTGGTTCTGCGTGCGGTCCGGCGCGGTGACCGGGCAGGCGATCCAGGTGGACGGAGGTGCGGTGCAGTGA
- a CDS encoding PaaX family transcriptional regulator C-terminal domain-containing protein — translation MPTDPEDRAPKPRALIVTVYGLYAREAGGWMSVASLIQLLAQCGVDEPSVRSSIFRLKRRGLLTAAKVGGVAGYELSDTAREILDEGDRRIFERRRASADEGWLMVVFSVPESERDKRHQLRSRLSWLGFGTVSAGVWIAPAHLLDETRETLARQGLQGYVELFRADHAGFAATADRVRDWWDLDRLHELYDAFLTQHGPVLAGYRRRRRIDGARAFADYVSALTDWRRLPYLEPGLPLDVLPPDWIGIRAADTFFELRRRLAGPAHDYVESLRAAA, via the coding sequence GTGCCCACCGATCCCGAGGACCGCGCGCCGAAACCACGCGCGCTGATCGTCACCGTCTACGGCCTCTACGCCCGGGAGGCGGGCGGCTGGATGAGCGTCGCCTCGCTCATCCAGTTGCTGGCGCAGTGCGGGGTGGACGAGCCCTCGGTGCGCTCGTCGATCTTCCGCCTCAAGCGCCGGGGACTGCTGACCGCGGCGAAGGTCGGCGGGGTCGCCGGATACGAACTGTCCGACACCGCACGGGAAATCCTCGACGAAGGCGACCGCCGCATCTTCGAACGCCGCCGCGCCAGCGCCGACGAAGGCTGGCTGATGGTGGTGTTCAGCGTGCCGGAGTCCGAACGCGACAAACGCCACCAGCTGCGCTCCCGGCTGTCCTGGCTCGGGTTCGGGACCGTGTCGGCCGGGGTGTGGATCGCCCCGGCGCACCTGCTCGACGAGACCCGCGAAACCCTGGCCCGGCAAGGGCTGCAGGGCTACGTCGAGCTGTTCCGGGCCGATCACGCGGGCTTCGCCGCGACCGCGGACCGCGTGCGCGACTGGTGGGACCTGGACCGCCTGCACGAGCTCTACGACGCGTTCCTGACCCAGCACGGGCCGGTCCTGGCCGGTTACCGGCGGCGCCGCCGCATCGACGGCGCCCGCGCGTTCGCCGACTACGTCAGCGCGCTCACCGACTGGCGCCGCCTGCCCTACCTGGAACCCGGGCTGCCGCTCGACGTGCTGCCGCCGGACTGGATCGGCATCCGGGCGGCGGACACCTTCTTCGAGCTGCGGCGCAGGCTGGCCGGTCCCGCGCACGACTACGTCGAATCGCTGCGCGCGGCGGCCTGA
- a CDS encoding AMP-binding protein encodes MTTVGPGLSPSAHVDTFCRDHLPPARLWPELLLDLPYPQRLNCGAELLDAVIAEHGPDRRCLLTTDGRAWTYGELRHQVNRTAWVLTEQLGVVPGQRVLLRGPNTPALAACWLAVMKAGAVAVPTMPLLRSAELTTIAEISQVGLALCDARFTGELLAADLGGAPVVTYGSAAPDDLDARTRGAPAEFTAVDTAADDVALLAFTSGTTGRPKATMHFHRDILAIADTFSRHVLKPRPDDLFTGTPPLAFTFGLGGLLVFPLRAGAATLLIEKATPDQLADAIEAHEVTVCFTAPTAYRSMLRSGRVQALGRLRRAVSAGEHLPESTWRAVHEATGLALIDGIGSTEMLHIFVSAADDDIRPGATGRAVPGYRAAILDDHGEPLPPGTPGRLAVKGPTGCRYLADDRQAAYVQNGWNITGDTFVADSEGYFHYLARNDDMIVSAGYNIAGPEVEEALLAHDAVQECGVVGAPDEERGQIVKAFVVLQPGVAGDADLVGELQAFVKQRIAPFKYPRAVEFVDSLPRSATGKLQRFKLRQRAAQAR; translated from the coding sequence ATGACCACCGTGGGTCCGGGGCTCAGCCCCTCCGCTCATGTCGACACCTTCTGCCGGGACCACCTCCCGCCGGCGCGGTTGTGGCCCGAACTCCTCCTCGACCTGCCCTACCCGCAACGGCTGAACTGCGGGGCCGAACTGCTCGACGCGGTGATCGCCGAGCACGGGCCGGACCGCAGGTGCCTGCTCACCACGGACGGCCGGGCCTGGACCTACGGCGAGCTGCGGCACCAGGTGAACCGCACCGCGTGGGTGCTCACCGAGCAACTTGGCGTCGTGCCCGGACAGCGCGTGCTGCTGCGCGGCCCGAACACCCCCGCGCTGGCCGCGTGCTGGCTCGCCGTGATGAAGGCCGGCGCGGTGGCCGTGCCCACCATGCCCCTGCTCCGCTCGGCCGAGCTCACCACCATCGCCGAGATCAGCCAGGTCGGCCTCGCCCTGTGCGACGCGCGCTTCACCGGCGAACTGCTCGCGGCGGACCTGGGCGGCGCGCCCGTGGTCACCTACGGTTCGGCGGCCCCGGACGATCTGGACGCGCGCACCCGGGGCGCGCCGGCCGAGTTCACCGCCGTCGACACCGCGGCCGACGACGTCGCCCTGCTGGCCTTCACCTCGGGCACCACCGGACGGCCGAAGGCCACCATGCACTTCCACCGCGACATCCTCGCGATCGCCGACACGTTCTCCCGGCACGTCCTCAAGCCGCGCCCGGACGACCTGTTCACCGGGACGCCACCGCTGGCCTTCACCTTCGGCCTCGGCGGGCTGCTCGTCTTCCCGCTGCGCGCCGGCGCGGCCACACTCCTGATCGAAAAGGCGACACCGGACCAGCTCGCGGACGCGATCGAGGCCCACGAGGTCACCGTCTGCTTCACCGCCCCGACGGCCTACCGCTCCATGCTGCGCTCCGGCCGGGTCCAGGCGCTGGGCCGGTTGCGCCGCGCGGTGTCGGCGGGGGAGCACCTGCCGGAGTCGACCTGGCGGGCCGTGCACGAGGCGACCGGACTGGCGCTCATCGACGGCATCGGCTCCACCGAAATGCTGCACATCTTCGTCTCCGCCGCCGACGACGACATCCGGCCGGGCGCCACCGGCCGCGCCGTCCCCGGCTACCGGGCCGCCATCCTCGACGACCACGGCGAGCCGCTGCCACCCGGCACACCCGGCCGTCTCGCCGTGAAGGGCCCTACCGGCTGCCGCTACCTCGCCGACGACCGGCAGGCCGCCTACGTGCAGAACGGCTGGAACATCACCGGCGACACGTTCGTCGCCGATTCCGAGGGCTATTTCCACTACCTGGCGCGCAACGACGACATGATCGTCTCCGCCGGCTACAACATCGCCGGCCCGGAGGTCGAGGAAGCGCTGCTCGCGCACGACGCCGTGCAGGAATGCGGGGTGGTCGGCGCGCCGGACGAGGAACGCGGGCAGATCGTCAAGGCGTTCGTGGTCCTGCAACCGGGCGTCGCGGGCGACGCGGATCTGGTGGGCGAGCTCCAGGCGTTCGTCAAGCAGCGCATCGCCCCGTTCAAGTACCCGCGGGCCGTGGAGTTCGTGGACAGCCTGCCGCGCAGCGCGACCGGGAAGCTCCAGCGGTTCAAGCTGCGGCAGCGCGCAGCGCAGGCCCGGTGA
- a CDS encoding bifunctional salicylyl-CoA 5-hydroxylase/oxidoreductase encodes MRIAVVGGGPGGLYFAALAQQLSPGDEIDVWERNAADDTFGFGVVFSDETLGGIEHADESIYRQMEREFARWDDIDVHYRGEVLTSGGHGFAAMSRKRLLQILQHRCADLGVRLHFRTLAPDVDRLAADYDLVVAADGVNSAVRARHAAVFGPSLESRRCAYMWLGTDKVFDAFKFYIVDTPYGVMQIHGYPFDATGSTFIVEMADEVWQRAGFRAFADREFAPGDSDEKSIALVRELFADVLGDAQLLANNSRWINFTTVRNQRWRHGNIILLGDAAHTAHFSIGSGTKLAMEDALALAAALHEQPDVERALAAYEAERRPVVESTQRAAQASLEWFENLGQYVHQEPVQFAFNIMTRSRRVTYDNLRVRDPEFVERVDEWFARHEQRRGNGDGDVRPPMFQPLRVRGLELKNRVVVSPMDMYRATDGLPGDFHLVHLGGKALGGAGLVMTEMVCVSATGRITPGCTGIYTAEQTRAWRRITDFVHTETTAKIGIQIGHSGRKGSTRLMWEGIDQPLPEGNWPVVAPSPLPYRPGVNQVPRELTVRDLGEIRQQFTDAAARAVEAGFDLLELHCAHGYLLSSFISPLTNRRTDRYGGSLRARLRFPLEVFASMREVWPSDRPMSVRISATDWCDDGITADDAVEIAAAFAEAGVDLVDVSTGQVHPDEKPAFGRSYQTPFADRIRNRTGVATMAVGAISSHDDVNSILLAGRADLCLLGRAHLYDPNWTLHAAAEQEFTGPGADWPLPWRAGSRRPRTGRTEGPKPRLELIRHGEPGTAHRRWRPGRG; translated from the coding sequence ATGCGGATCGCGGTCGTCGGCGGTGGCCCGGGCGGGCTGTACTTCGCCGCGCTCGCCCAGCAGCTGAGCCCCGGCGACGAGATCGACGTCTGGGAACGCAACGCCGCCGACGACACGTTCGGCTTCGGTGTGGTGTTCTCCGACGAGACGCTCGGCGGCATCGAGCACGCCGACGAGTCGATCTACCGGCAGATGGAGCGCGAGTTCGCCCGCTGGGACGACATCGACGTCCACTACCGCGGCGAGGTGCTCACCAGCGGCGGGCACGGGTTCGCCGCGATGAGCCGGAAACGGCTGCTGCAGATCCTCCAGCACCGGTGCGCCGACCTCGGTGTGCGGCTGCACTTCCGCACGCTCGCCCCGGACGTCGACCGGCTCGCCGCGGACTACGACCTCGTGGTCGCCGCCGACGGGGTGAATTCCGCGGTGCGTGCCCGTCACGCCGCGGTGTTCGGCCCGTCGCTGGAGTCCCGCCGCTGCGCCTACATGTGGCTCGGCACGGACAAGGTGTTCGACGCGTTCAAGTTCTACATCGTCGACACCCCGTACGGGGTCATGCAGATCCACGGCTACCCGTTCGACGCCACCGGCAGCACGTTCATCGTGGAGATGGCGGACGAGGTGTGGCAGCGCGCCGGGTTCAGGGCCTTCGCCGACCGCGAGTTCGCGCCCGGCGATTCCGACGAGAAGTCGATCGCGCTGGTGCGGGAACTGTTCGCCGACGTGCTCGGCGACGCCCAGCTGCTGGCGAACAACTCCCGCTGGATCAACTTCACCACCGTGCGCAACCAGCGGTGGCGCCACGGCAACATCATCCTGCTCGGCGACGCCGCGCACACCGCGCACTTCTCGATCGGCTCCGGCACCAAGCTCGCCATGGAGGACGCCCTCGCGCTCGCCGCGGCGCTGCACGAACAACCGGACGTCGAGCGGGCGCTGGCCGCCTACGAAGCCGAACGGCGGCCGGTGGTCGAGTCGACCCAGCGCGCCGCGCAGGCCAGCCTGGAGTGGTTCGAGAACCTGGGGCAGTACGTGCACCAGGAGCCGGTGCAGTTCGCCTTCAACATCATGACCCGCAGCCGCCGGGTCACCTACGACAACCTGCGCGTGCGCGACCCGGAGTTCGTCGAGCGGGTCGACGAGTGGTTCGCCCGGCACGAGCAGCGGCGCGGCAACGGTGACGGCGACGTGCGGCCGCCGATGTTCCAGCCGCTGCGGGTGCGCGGGCTGGAGCTGAAGAACCGGGTCGTGGTGTCCCCGATGGACATGTACCGGGCGACCGACGGCCTGCCCGGGGATTTCCACCTCGTCCACCTCGGCGGCAAGGCGCTCGGCGGCGCGGGCCTGGTGATGACGGAGATGGTGTGCGTGTCCGCCACCGGCCGCATCACCCCCGGCTGCACCGGGATCTACACCGCCGAGCAGACCCGGGCGTGGCGGCGGATCACCGATTTCGTGCACACCGAGACCACGGCGAAGATCGGCATCCAGATCGGGCACTCCGGCCGCAAGGGCTCCACGCGGCTGATGTGGGAGGGGATCGACCAGCCGCTGCCGGAGGGCAACTGGCCGGTCGTCGCGCCTTCGCCGCTGCCGTACCGGCCCGGGGTGAACCAGGTGCCGCGGGAACTGACCGTGCGGGACCTGGGGGAGATCCGGCAGCAGTTCACCGACGCGGCCGCGCGCGCCGTCGAAGCCGGGTTCGACCTGCTGGAACTGCACTGCGCGCACGGGTATCTGCTGTCGTCGTTCATCTCGCCGCTGACCAACCGGCGCACGGATCGCTATGGCGGTTCCCTGCGGGCGCGGTTGCGGTTCCCGCTGGAGGTGTTCGCGTCGATGCGGGAGGTGTGGCCGTCCGACCGCCCGATGAGCGTGCGGATTTCGGCCACGGACTGGTGCGACGACGGGATCACGGCCGACGACGCGGTGGAGATCGCGGCCGCCTTCGCCGAGGCCGGTGTGGATCTCGTGGACGTCTCCACCGGCCAGGTCCACCCCGACGAGAAACCCGCGTTCGGCCGGTCCTACCAGACCCCGTTCGCCGACCGGATCCGCAACCGCACCGGCGTCGCCACGATGGCCGTGGGCGCGATCTCCTCGCACGACGACGTGAACTCGATCCTGCTCGCCGGCCGCGCGGACCTGTGCCTGCTCGGCCGCGCCCACCTCTACGACCCGAACTGGACCCTGCACGCGGCCGCGGAACAGGAGTTCACCGGCCCGGGCGCGGATTGGCCGCTCCCGTGGCGGGCCGGCTCCCGCCGCCCGCGAACCGGCCGCACGGAAGGCCCGAAGCCACGACTGGAACTCATCCGCCACGGCGAACCGGGCACGGCGCACCGCAGGTGGCGGCCTGGACGGGGGTGA
- a CDS encoding PucR family transcriptional regulator produces MRESAGIAGTFDDLARLLRDNADRLAGEIITEIVEKVPTYAAVPRASLHRSLRQHIETASRSLTDGQVPEQVQDVSVAAERARAGIPIEHVLLAIRLSFQALREFVIRAATGLGVEPAIQLEGVRILWEVNDLVSREYAVAHRDEDLDMARTAETRRVEFVRRLLRDGLATPDMGLHAASFGLVATARYRAFRARPGTGESAAQLLQAILRWGTTHRLAPFGAVVEGEAVGILTGEGLPGEGPTVGVGPAVELTQIPESHRVAGQMIEVGLEFGRTGPQTLENLSLRVAVASEHGVGDHLVDRILGPLLAQGEFGQELVSSLDAFLAAGMNTAAAAKALVIHPNTVRYRINQAKHLSGRKLESAQDISEVWWALRRHEWKSRARRLRDSGG; encoded by the coding sequence ATGAGGGAGTCCGCGGGCATAGCCGGCACCTTCGACGATCTCGCGCGGCTGCTGCGCGACAACGCCGACCGGCTGGCCGGGGAGATCATCACCGAAATCGTCGAGAAGGTGCCGACCTATGCGGCCGTCCCCCGCGCGTCGCTGCACCGGTCGTTGCGGCAGCACATCGAGACCGCGTCCCGCTCGTTGACCGACGGGCAGGTCCCCGAGCAGGTTCAGGACGTCTCGGTGGCCGCGGAACGGGCCCGCGCCGGAATCCCGATCGAACACGTCCTGCTCGCCATCCGGCTGTCCTTCCAGGCGCTGCGGGAGTTCGTGATCCGCGCGGCGACCGGCCTGGGCGTCGAACCCGCGATACAGCTGGAGGGCGTCCGCATCCTGTGGGAGGTGAACGACCTCGTCAGCCGCGAGTACGCGGTGGCGCACCGCGACGAGGACCTCGACATGGCGCGCACCGCGGAGACCCGTCGCGTCGAGTTCGTGCGCCGTCTGCTCCGGGATGGACTCGCCACGCCCGACATGGGACTCCACGCGGCTTCGTTCGGACTCGTCGCCACCGCCCGCTACCGCGCGTTCCGGGCCCGGCCCGGCACCGGGGAATCGGCCGCGCAGCTGCTGCAGGCGATCCTGCGCTGGGGCACCACGCACCGGCTGGCGCCGTTCGGCGCGGTCGTGGAGGGCGAGGCGGTCGGCATTCTCACCGGGGAAGGCCTGCCCGGGGAGGGCCCGACGGTCGGCGTCGGGCCTGCCGTCGAACTGACCCAGATCCCCGAATCCCATCGGGTCGCGGGCCAGATGATCGAGGTCGGTCTCGAGTTCGGCCGCACCGGACCGCAAACGCTGGAGAACCTCTCGCTGCGGGTGGCGGTCGCGTCCGAGCACGGGGTCGGCGACCACCTGGTCGACCGGATCCTCGGACCCCTGCTCGCACAGGGCGAGTTCGGGCAGGAACTCGTGTCCTCCCTCGACGCGTTCCTCGCCGCCGGCATGAACACCGCGGCGGCGGCCAAGGCGCTGGTGATCCACCCGAACACGGTGCGGTACCGGATCAACCAGGCGAAACACCTGTCCGGCCGGAAGCTGGAATCGGCCCAGGACATCAGCGAGGTGTGGTGGGCGCTCCGGCGGCACGAATGGAAATCGCGCGCCCGGCGACTACGCGACAGCGGCGGCTGA